The following nucleotide sequence is from Desulfovibrio aminophilus DSM 12254.
GGTCCCCGCGAGTTCCTCTACTACGACTCGTCCAAGACCAAGTGCGCCATCGTCACCTGCGGAGGCCTCTGCCCGGGCATCAACGACGTCATCCGGGCCATCGTCATGACCTGCCACCACAACTACCACGTGGCCTCGGTCCTGGGCATCCGCTTCGGCCTCCAGGGCTTCATCCCCAGCTTCGGTCACAACGTGATCGAACTGACCCCCAAGGCCGTCTCCGAAATCCACCAGTTCGGCGGCACCATCCTGGGCTCCTCGCGCGGCCACCAGCCCCCCGAGGACATCGTGGACGCCCTGGAGCGCATGAACATCAGCGCCCTGTTCATGATCGGCGGCGACGGCACCATGCGCGCCGCCTCCAAGGTCGTGGACGAAATCAGCAGGCGCAATCTGCGCATCTCGGTCATCGGCGTCCCCAAGACCATCGACAACGACATCAACTTCGTGTCCCAGTCATTCGGCTTCGACACGGCCGTGGAAAAGGCCACCGAGGCCATCCAGTCGGCCCACACCGAGGCCGTGGGCGTGAACAACGGCGTCGGCCTGGTCAAGCTCATGGGCCGCGAGTCGGGCTTCATCGCCGCCCAGGCCACTCTGGCCCTCAAGGAAGTGAATTTCGTGCTCGTGCCCGAGTCGCCCTTCCACTTCGAGGGCGAACACGGCCTGCTGCCCTCCCTGGAGGAACGGCTGCGCACCCGCCACCACGCGGTCATCGTCGTGGCCGAGGGCGCGGGCCAGGACCATTGCGAGATCAGCGGCGAAAAAGACGCCTCGGGCAACCCCGTGCTCTGCGACGTCTCCACCCTGCTCATCAACAAGATCAAGGACTACTTCAAAAGCCGCGAGATGGACGTGACCCTCAAGTTCATCGACCCGAGCTACATCATCCGCTCGGTCCCGGCCAACGCCAACGACCGGGTCTACTGCGGCTTCCTGGGCCAGAACGCGGTCCACGCGGCCATGGCCGGAAAGACCGGCATGGTCGTCAGCCGCCTGCTCTCGCGCTACGTGCAC
It contains:
- a CDS encoding ATP-dependent 6-phosphofructokinase, with protein sequence MAPKKTPAKPSVDVAIPSLGKAKIPTSLRHCRFVSDEQLQPFILTEEELDELGPDETLTLDVEKAGPREFLYYDSSKTKCAIVTCGGLCPGINDVIRAIVMTCHHNYHVASVLGIRFGLQGFIPSFGHNVIELTPKAVSEIHQFGGTILGSSRGHQPPEDIVDALERMNISALFMIGGDGTMRAASKVVDEISRRNLRISVIGVPKTIDNDINFVSQSFGFDTAVEKATEAIQSAHTEAVGVNNGVGLVKLMGRESGFIAAQATLALKEVNFVLVPESPFHFEGEHGLLPSLEERLRTRHHAVIVVAEGAGQDHCEISGEKDASGNPVLCDVSTLLINKIKDYFKSREMDVTLKFIDPSYIIRSVPANANDRVYCGFLGQNAVHAAMAGKTGMVVSRLLSRYVHLPLHLVTRKRKKLNVKSDYWRSVLESTGQILDPEVRKAVC